One part of the Arabidopsis thaliana chromosome 4, partial sequence genome encodes these proteins:
- the PUX5 gene encoding serine/threonine protein phosphatase 2A 55 kDa regulatory subunit B prime gamma (serine/threonine protein phosphatase 2A 55 kDa regulatory subunit B prime gamma (PUX5); FUNCTIONS IN: protein binding; INVOLVED IN: biological_process unknown; LOCATED IN: cellular_component unknown; EXPRESSED IN: 25 plant structures; EXPRESSED DURING: 14 growth stages; CONTAINS InterPro DOMAIN/s: UBX (InterPro:IPR001012), SEP domain (InterPro:IPR012989), UBA-like (InterPro:IPR009060); BEST Arabidopsis thaliana protein match is: plant UBX domain containing protein 4 (TAIR:AT4G04210.1); Has 30201 Blast hits to 17322 proteins in 780 species: Archae - 12; Bacteria - 1396; Metazoa - 17338; Fungi - 3422; Plants - 5037; Viruses - 0; Other Eukaryotes - 2996 (source: NCBI BLink).), with amino-acid sequence MATETNENLINSFIEITSSSREEANFFLESHTWNLDAAVSTFLDNDAAAAAEPNPTGPPPPSSTIAGAQSPSQSHSPDYTPSETSPSPSRSRSASPSSRAAPYGLRSRGGAGENKETENPSGIRSSRSRQHAGNIRTFADLNRSPADGEGSDSDEANEYYTGGQKSGMMVQDPKKVKDVDELFDQARQSAVDRPVEPSRSASTSFTGAARLLSGEAVSSSPQQQQQEQPQRIMHTITFWLNGFTVNDGPLRGFSDPENAAFMNSISRSECPSELEPADKKIPVHVDLVRRGENFTEPPKPKNPFQGVGRTLGASGSGSSSAPQASSAPMNVAPAPSRGLVVDPAAPTTSIQLRLADGTRLVSRFNNHHTVRDVRGFIDASRPGGSKEYQLLTMGFPPKQLTELDQTIEQAGIANAVVIQKF; translated from the exons ATGGCGACGGAGACGAACGAGAATCTGATAAACTCCTTCATCGAGATCACTTCTTcatcaagagaagaagctaATTTCTTCCTCGAAAGTCACACTTGGAATCTAGACGCTGCCGTTTCAACTTTCCTCGATAACGATGCCGCCGCAGCCGCCGAACCAAACCCTACCGGGCCACCACCACCTTCTTCTACTATTGCCGGTGCACAATCTCCTTCTCAATCTCACTCTCCCGATTACACTCCGTCTGAAACCTCTCCCTCTCCTTCCCGATCACGATCTGCTTCTCCGTCTTCTCGCGCTGCTCCCTACGGTCTCCGATCGAGAGGCGGTGCTGGAGAGAATAAAGAAACTGAGAATCCGTCGGGAATTCGGAGTTCTAGGAGTCGTCAACACGCTGGGAATATCCGTACATTCGCCGATCTGAACCGTTCTCCGGCTGATGGCGAGGGCAGTGATTCGGATGAAGCTAATGAGTATTATACCGGTGGACAAAAGAG TGGGATGATGGTACAAGATCCTAAGAAAGTGAAAGATGTTGATGAACTTTTTGACCAAGCTAGGCAGTCAGCTGTAGACAGACCTGTTGAACCATCAAGATCAGCTTCTACAAGCTTCACTGGAGCTGCGCGTTTGTTGTCTGGTGAAGCTGTTTCGTCTTCTCCTCAGCAACAACAGCAAGAGCAGCCTCAAAGGATTATGCACACCATCACTTTCTGGTTGAATGGTTTCACTGTTAATGATGGTCCGTTAAGAGGGTTCAGTGACCCTGAAAACGCAGCCTTTATGAAT AGCATCTCAAGGTCAGAGTGCCCCAGCGAACTCGAACCAGCAGATAAGAAGATCCCTGTTCATGTCGATCTGGTCAGGCGTGGAGAAAATTTCACC GAACCACCAAAGCCTAAAAATCCATTCCAAGGTGTAGGAAGAACCCTAGGAGCCAGCGGATCTGGTTCAAGTTCAGCACCACAAGCTTCATCTGCCCCAATGAACGTAGCACCAGCACCATCAAGAGGGCTAGTTGTAGATCCAGCAGCACCGACAACCTCTATCCAGCTCAGATTAGCAGACGGAACACGCCTTGTCTCCAGGTTCAACAACCACCACACTGTCAGAGATGTACGTGGGTTTATCGACGCTTCTAGACCCGGTGGCTCCAAAGAGTACCAGTTGCTAACCATGGGGTTCCCTCCTAAACAATTGACAGAATTGGACCAAACCATCGAGCAAGCTGGTATAGCTAATGCCGTCGTCATCCAGAAATTCTAG